The segment AACAAATATAAATATATTCAATATTAATAGAAGAGGAACTGTTTATCGTTAAATGGTTGCCTAGTTTTATATTAGATAGTTTGTGCATTCTAAATTCAGAAGGAACTGTAAAAATATTTGCCGTATAAATATGACAGCATGTAAGTTGATAAGAAAATTTAGAATAATAAAATTAGATGAGTATAATTTTAGGAGGGATGATATGAACTGGTCACGTAAAATTAGTGTTGTTGGTGCACATGCAGAGGGAGAAGTTGGCAATGTTATAGTTGGTGGGATGCCTCATATCCCTGGCGATACGATGTTTGATAAAAAAGAATATATGGAGCAACATATGGACGAGATTCGAACGATGATGCTGTTTGAGCCACGTGGTGGTCCATTCCATAATGCCAATATTTTAGTCCCGCCATGTCATCCAGAAGCACAAATGGGATACATTATCATGGAAACTACGGAATATCCGCCAATGTCAGGCTCTAATACAATGTGTGTGGCAACAGTTTTACTGGAAACAGGCATAATACCAATGCAAGAGCCTATTACTGACCTGGTATTAGAAGCACCTGGAGGACTTATTCGTGTAAGATGTATGTGTGCAAATGGCAAGGTAAAGCAGGTGGAATTTACCAATGTCCCTGCTTTCCCAATTCATTTAAATCAGGAAATAGAGGTAGCGGGGGTTGGAACAATTCAAGTGGATACATCCTATGGCGGTATGATGTTTGCGCATGTTCATGCTGAGAAATTAGGCTTCCATTTAACGCCAGATGAAGCACATGATATGTGTTTAGTAGGGCAAAAGGTTAAAAAAGCTATAAATGAGCAATTAGAGATTGTACATCCTGAAAATAGCAAGATTCGTAGTGTATCGAATATTATATTTGAAGGTCCACTTCATCGTACGGATAATGGTATTGAAAGTAAAAATGGTACGGTTGTTCTCCATGGAAGACTCGATCGTTCACCATGTGGAACTGGTACTAGTGCTCGATTAGCTGTGATGGCTGCAAAAGGCTTAATAAAGGAAAAAGAGCTATTTATTAATGAGTCATTAACAGGAACGAAATTTAAAAGCTATATTGAGCGTAGGACAACGATTGCTCAAAAAGAAG is part of the Lysinibacillus sp. FSL K6-0232 genome and harbors:
- a CDS encoding proline racemase family protein, translating into MNWSRKISVVGAHAEGEVGNVIVGGMPHIPGDTMFDKKEYMEQHMDEIRTMMLFEPRGGPFHNANILVPPCHPEAQMGYIIMETTEYPPMSGSNTMCVATVLLETGIIPMQEPITDLVLEAPGGLIRVRCMCANGKVKQVEFTNVPAFPIHLNQEIEVAGVGTIQVDTSYGGMMFAHVHAEKLGFHLTPDEAHDMCLVGQKVKKAINEQLEIVHPENSKIRSVSNIIFEGPLHRTDNGIESKNGTVVLHGRLDRSPCGTGTSARLAVMAAKGLIKEKELFINESLTGTKFKSYIERRTTIAQKEAIIPVIAGQAWITGIMDYGIDPTDPIAYGHQVSDIWF